From Cellulophaga lytica DSM 7489, a single genomic window includes:
- the lpxD gene encoding UDP-3-O-(3-hydroxymyristoyl)glucosamine N-acyltransferase, with amino-acid sequence MKFTASQIAGILEGEVQGDPEITVHTLAKIEEGKAGSLTFLANPKYTPHLYTTEASITIVNKDFSPEKEFTTTLIKVEDAYQSFTKLLTYYDQVKNDKSGIEQPVYVDESSSYGENVYLGAFTYIGKNVTIGKNAKIYPNVYISDNVTIGDNVSLFSGAKICSDSIIGNNCVIHTGVIIGSDGFGFSPNTDGTFTKIPQIGNVILEDNVDVGAGTTIDRATMGSTIIKKGVKLDNQIQIAHNVEIGENTVIAAQTGIAGSTKIGKNCMIGGQVGIVGHISIGDNVRIQAQSGIGKNIKDNEVLQGSPAMNYGDFNKSYVHFKNLPKIVKGINNIEKKFDGK; translated from the coding sequence GTGAAGTTTACAGCTAGTCAAATTGCAGGTATTTTAGAAGGTGAAGTTCAGGGAGATCCTGAAATTACTGTACATACACTTGCTAAAATAGAAGAAGGAAAAGCGGGTTCGCTTACCTTTTTAGCTAATCCAAAATATACCCCGCATTTATATACAACAGAAGCATCTATAACTATTGTAAACAAAGACTTTTCTCCAGAAAAAGAGTTTACAACAACTTTAATAAAAGTAGAGGATGCCTACCAGTCTTTTACAAAATTGTTAACCTATTATGATCAGGTTAAAAATGATAAAAGCGGTATAGAACAACCCGTTTATGTAGATGAATCTTCTAGCTATGGAGAAAATGTTTACTTAGGCGCATTTACTTATATTGGTAAAAACGTAACCATAGGTAAAAATGCAAAAATATATCCAAACGTATACATATCAGATAACGTAACCATAGGAGATAATGTATCTTTATTTTCTGGAGCAAAAATATGCTCAGACTCTATAATTGGTAACAACTGCGTAATACATACAGGAGTTATAATAGGATCTGACGGTTTTGGTTTTTCTCCTAATACAGATGGTACTTTTACAAAAATACCACAAATTGGCAATGTAATTTTAGAGGATAATGTAGATGTTGGTGCAGGTACAACAATAGACCGCGCAACTATGGGATCTACAATTATTAAAAAAGGTGTAAAATTAGATAATCAAATACAAATTGCCCATAACGTAGAAATTGGAGAAAACACTGTAATTGCTGCACAAACAGGTATTGCAGGGTCTACTAAAATTGGAAAAAATTGTATGATAGGTGGCCAAGTAGGTATTGTAGGTCATATTTCTATAGGAGATAATGTACGCATACAAGCACAGTCTGGCATAGGTAAAAACATTAAAGATAATGAGGTTTTACAAGGCTCACCTGCTATGAATTATGGAGATTTTAATAAGTCTTATGTTCATTTTAAAAACTTACCAAAAATAGTAAAAGGAATAAATAACATTGAAAAAAAGTTTGATGGCAAATAA
- a CDS encoding UDP-3-O-(3-hydroxymyristoyl)glucosamine N-acyltransferase, translated as MKFPIPHTLKQIAAIINCSYVGDDSFSVLGMNEIHVVTKGDIVFVDHPKYYDKALQSNATIILINKEVACPEGKALLISDDPFRDFNKLTAYFKPFKKSVSTISDSAIIGEDTIIQPNVFVGNNVVIGKNCVIHSNVSIYDNCVLGDNVTIHAGSVLGADAFYYKNRPEGFDKLLSGGKVVIENNVDIGALCTIDKGVTGNTTIGEGSKLDNQVHVGHDTVIGKKCLIASQTGIAGCVIIEDEVTLWGQVGTTSGITIGKKAVVMGQTGVTKSIVGGKSYFGTPIEESREKLRQLANVKKIPSILQNIKNK; from the coding sequence TTGAAATTTCCTATTCCACATACTTTAAAGCAAATTGCAGCTATTATTAATTGCAGTTATGTTGGTGATGATAGTTTTTCCGTTTTAGGAATGAACGAGATTCACGTAGTTACCAAAGGTGATATTGTTTTTGTAGATCACCCTAAGTACTATGACAAGGCTTTACAATCTAACGCTACCATTATTTTAATAAATAAAGAAGTAGCTTGTCCAGAGGGTAAAGCATTGTTAATATCAGACGATCCTTTTAGAGATTTTAATAAGTTAACAGCTTACTTTAAACCTTTTAAAAAATCAGTTTCTACCATATCAGACTCTGCTATTATTGGAGAAGATACCATAATACAACCCAATGTCTTTGTAGGCAATAATGTTGTTATTGGAAAAAATTGTGTAATTCATTCTAATGTTTCAATTTATGATAACTGTGTTTTAGGTGATAATGTAACTATACATGCAGGATCTGTTTTAGGTGCAGATGCATTTTATTATAAAAACAGACCAGAGGGTTTTGATAAGTTATTGTCTGGCGGAAAAGTTGTGATAGAAAACAATGTAGACATAGGTGCACTTTGTACAATAGATAAAGGCGTAACTGGTAATACTACCATTGGTGAAGGCTCTAAGCTAGATAACCAAGTACATGTTGGTCATGATACTGTAATTGGTAAAAAATGTTTAATAGCATCACAAACAGGTATTGCTGGCTGTGTTATTATAGAGGATGAAGTTACACTTTGGGGTCAAGTAGGTACTACTAGCGGTATTACAATTGGTAAAAAAGCAGTTGTAATGGGGCAAACAGGTGTTACAAAATCTATTGTGGGTGGTAAAAGTTACTTTGGCACTCCTATAGAAGAATCCAGAGAAAAACTTAGACAATTGGCTAATGTTAAAAAAATACCATCTATTTTACAAAATATTAAAAATAAATAA
- a CDS encoding bifunctional UDP-3-O-[3-hydroxymyristoyl] N-acetylglucosamine deacetylase/3-hydroxyacyl-ACP dehydratase translates to MANKPNSKQRTIAKEATLTGVGLHTGEKVTMKFLPAPENHGYAFKRVDLEGEPIIEADANFVENTQRGTNLEKKGVKIQTPEHVLAALVGLEIDNVLIELNSPELPIMDGSSKFFVEALENAGVVEQEKEREEYIVKDVISYKDEASGSEITIIPSDDYQITTMVDFGTKVLGTQNATLLKLSDFKEEISNARTFSFLHELEMLLEHGLIKGGDLNNAIVYVDKEISDETMKKLEKAFGKEKLSVKPNGILDNLTLHQPNEAARHKLLDVIGDLALTGIRIRGKVIANKPGHFVNTQFAKKLAKIIKLEKRNSVPKYDLSLPPLMDIHQIMDMLPHRPPFLLIDRVLELSDNHVVGMKNVTMNEPFFVGHFPGAPVMPGVLQVEAMAQTGGILVLSTVPDPENYLTFFMKIDKVKFKQKVLPGDTLIFHCSLITPIRRGICHMQAYAYANDKLVCEAEMMAQIAKKQ, encoded by the coding sequence ATGGCAAATAAACCCAATTCAAAACAGAGAACTATAGCTAAAGAAGCTACGCTTACAGGTGTAGGTTTACACACAGGTGAAAAAGTTACAATGAAGTTTTTACCTGCTCCAGAAAACCACGGTTATGCTTTTAAACGTGTAGATTTAGAAGGAGAACCTATAATAGAGGCCGATGCTAATTTTGTAGAAAACACACAGCGTGGTACTAATTTAGAAAAGAAAGGAGTTAAAATACAAACTCCAGAACATGTATTAGCTGCACTAGTAGGTTTAGAGATAGATAATGTTTTAATAGAGTTAAACTCTCCAGAGTTACCAATAATGGATGGCTCATCAAAGTTTTTTGTTGAGGCTTTAGAAAATGCAGGTGTAGTAGAGCAAGAAAAAGAAAGAGAAGAATACATTGTTAAAGATGTTATCTCTTATAAGGATGAAGCTTCTGGTAGTGAAATTACTATTATTCCTTCTGATGATTACCAAATAACAACTATGGTAGACTTTGGAACCAAGGTTTTGGGTACACAAAATGCTACTTTGTTAAAATTATCAGACTTTAAAGAAGAAATTTCTAATGCAAGAACATTTAGTTTTTTGCATGAGTTAGAAATGTTATTAGAACACGGACTTATAAAAGGAGGTGATTTAAATAATGCCATAGTTTATGTAGATAAAGAAATATCTGATGAAACAATGAAAAAGCTTGAAAAAGCTTTTGGAAAGGAGAAATTATCTGTTAAGCCTAACGGAATTTTAGATAACCTAACACTGCACCAGCCAAATGAGGCTGCGCGTCATAAATTGTTAGATGTTATAGGGGATTTAGCTTTAACAGGTATTAGAATACGTGGTAAAGTTATAGCTAACAAGCCAGGTCATTTTGTAAATACACAATTTGCAAAAAAATTGGCTAAAATTATTAAGCTAGAAAAAAGAAATAGCGTTCCTAAATATGATTTGAGTTTACCTCCATTAATGGATATTCATCAAATTATGGATATGTTACCACACAGACCTCCGTTTTTATTAATAGACAGAGTATTAGAACTTTCTGATAATCATGTTGTGGGTATGAAAAACGTAACTATGAACGAACCTTTTTTTGTTGGACATTTCCCAGGAGCACCTGTAATGCCAGGTGTTTTACAAGTAGAGGCAATGGCGCAAACAGGAGGTATTTTGGTTTTAAGTACAGTTCCAGATCCAGAAAATTATTTAACTTTTTTTATGAAGATAGATAAAGTTAAATTTAAACAAAAGGTTTTACCAGGAGATACATTAATATTTCACTGTAGCCTTATAACACCAATACGCAGAGGAATATGTCATATGCAAGCGTATGCTTATGCAAATGATAAATTAGTTTGTGAAGCCGAAATGATGGCACAAATAGCAAAAAAACAATAG
- a CDS encoding DUF1569 domain-containing protein, with translation MKNLFLENDLNYTKERIHKLTPETKGLWGKMQVSQMLAHCNVAYEMTYENKRPKPNAFKKFLLKTFVKKAVVGPKPYQKNGRTAPEFIIDSSKNFEEEKSRLLSYLDKTMHLGEAHFNNKESHSFGKLTSKEWNVMFSKHLDHHLNQFGV, from the coding sequence ATGAAAAATTTGTTTTTAGAAAACGATTTAAATTACACTAAAGAAAGGATACATAAGCTAACCCCAGAAACCAAAGGTTTATGGGGTAAAATGCAAGTTTCACAAATGTTAGCACACTGTAATGTTGCTTATGAAATGACTTATGAAAACAAGCGCCCTAAACCAAATGCATTTAAAAAGTTTTTACTAAAAACATTTGTAAAAAAAGCTGTTGTTGGTCCAAAGCCATACCAAAAAAATGGAAGAACAGCACCTGAATTTATTATTGATAGTAGTAAAAATTTTGAAGAGGAAAAGAGTAGGTTACTATCTTATTTAGACAAAACAATGCATTTAGGAGAGGCACATTTTAACAATAAAGAGTCGCACTCATTTGGAAAATTAACTAGCAAAGAGTGGAATGTTATGTTTTCTAAACATTTAGATCATCATTTAAATCAATTTGGAGTATAA
- the lpxA gene encoding acyl-ACP--UDP-N-acetylglucosamine O-acyltransferase produces MNQPLAYIHPGAKIAKNVVVEPFTTIHNNVVIGEGTWIGSNVTIMEGARIGKNCNIFPGAIISATPQDLKYAGEETIVEIGDNTTIRECATINRGTSDRQKTKIGKNCLIMAYCHVAHDCFVGDNCIFSNNSTLAGHVTVGDNVVLAGLVAVHQFVSIGNHAFVTGGSLVRKDVPPYVKAAREPLSYVGINSVGLRRRGISSEKIREVQNIYRILYQKNYNNSQAVEIIEAEMEATPERDEILQFIRDSQRGIMKGYFSSN; encoded by the coding sequence ATGAATCAACCTTTAGCGTATATACACCCAGGTGCTAAAATCGCAAAAAATGTTGTTGTAGAACCTTTTACAACAATACATAATAATGTAGTAATAGGCGAGGGAACTTGGATAGGTTCTAACGTAACTATTATGGAAGGCGCAAGAATTGGAAAAAATTGTAATATTTTTCCAGGAGCAATTATATCAGCAACACCACAAGATTTAAAATATGCTGGTGAAGAAACTATTGTAGAGATAGGAGATAATACAACTATTAGAGAGTGTGCTACTATAAACAGAGGTACATCAGACAGACAAAAAACCAAAATTGGAAAAAACTGTTTAATAATGGCTTATTGCCACGTTGCTCATGACTGTTTTGTGGGAGACAATTGTATTTTTTCTAACAACTCTACTTTAGCAGGTCATGTAACAGTAGGAGACAATGTTGTATTGGCTGGTTTAGTAGCGGTTCATCAATTTGTATCTATAGGTAACCACGCTTTTGTTACAGGTGGTTCTTTAGTACGTAAAGATGTGCCACCTTATGTAAAAGCTGCCAGAGAACCATTATCTTATGTAGGTATAAACTCTGTAGGTTTACGTAGAAGAGGTATTTCTTCAGAAAAAATTAGAGAAGTACAGAATATTTACCGAATATTATATCAGAAAAATTATAACAATAGTCAGGCTGTAGAAATTATTGAAGCAGAAATGGAAGCAACTCCAGAACGCGACGAAATTCTTCAGTTTATTAGAGATTCTCAAAGAGGAATTATGAAAGGCTATTTTAGTTCAAATTAA
- a CDS encoding prohibitin family protein, which produces MERLPKIALPVLFVIILIIVIISKSAVTIDSGHAGVLYETLGDGVVTDEPPMGEGFHVVAPWNKVYIYEVRQQEVLEKMNVLSSNGLDIKLEASAWFQPKRNELGKLHQEKGEDYIQRVLLPTIRSAARSVVGRYTPEQLYSSKRDAIQQEIFDETKKIVDGEYIQLNEILVRDVTLPPTIKDAIERKLKQEQESLEYEFRLVTAKKEAEKVTIEAQGKANANKILSASLTDKILQDKGIDATIKLSESPNAKVIVIGSGDSGLPLILGNQ; this is translated from the coding sequence ATGGAAAGATTACCAAAAATTGCATTACCTGTATTATTTGTTATCATACTAATTATTGTTATTATCTCTAAATCAGCAGTGACAATAGATTCTGGTCACGCAGGAGTTTTATACGAGACTCTTGGAGATGGTGTTGTTACAGATGAGCCTCCAATGGGAGAAGGGTTTCATGTGGTAGCTCCTTGGAATAAAGTATATATTTATGAAGTACGTCAGCAAGAGGTATTAGAAAAAATGAATGTACTTTCTAGCAACGGTTTAGATATTAAATTAGAAGCTTCAGCTTGGTTTCAACCAAAACGTAATGAATTAGGAAAGTTACACCAAGAAAAAGGCGAAGATTATATACAAAGAGTGTTATTACCAACTATAAGATCTGCAGCCCGTTCTGTTGTTGGGCGTTATACGCCAGAGCAGTTATATTCTAGTAAAAGAGACGCTATACAGCAAGAAATTTTTGATGAAACAAAAAAAATTGTAGATGGTGAATACATTCAATTAAACGAAATTTTAGTGCGTGATGTAACATTGCCGCCAACAATTAAAGATGCCATAGAGCGTAAATTAAAACAAGAACAAGAGTCTTTAGAATATGAATTTAGACTGGTAACGGCAAAAAAAGAGGCCGAAAAAGTAACTATTGAAGCACAAGGTAAAGCAAATGCAAACAAAATATTAAGTGCATCGTTAACAGATAAAATTTTGCAAGACAAAGGTATAGATGCTACTATAAAATTGTCTGAATCTCCAAACGCTAAAGTAATTGTAATTGGTAGTGGAGACTCTGGTTTACCATTAATTTTAGGAAACCAATAA
- the sucD gene encoding succinate--CoA ligase subunit alpha, with translation MSVLVNKDSKIIVQGFTGSEGTFHAEQMIEYGTNVVGGVTPGKGGQEHLGRPVFNTVLEAVEKVGADTTIIFVPPAFAADAIMEAANAGIKVIITITEGIPVADMVKASDYIKDKDCRLIGPNCPGVITPGEAKVGIMPGFVFKSGTVGIVSKSGTLTYEAADQVVRQGLGITTAIGIGGDPIIGTTTKEAVELLINDPATECVVMIGEIGGQLEADAAKWYKESGSKKPIVGFIAGETAPAGRTMGHAGAIVGGSDDTAQAKKAIMKECGIHVVDSPAEIGKKVKEVMG, from the coding sequence ATGAGTGTTTTAGTAAATAAAGATTCCAAAATAATTGTACAAGGTTTTACAGGTAGTGAAGGTACTTTTCACGCTGAACAAATGATTGAATACGGTACCAACGTTGTTGGTGGTGTAACACCAGGTAAAGGTGGTCAAGAGCATTTAGGAAGACCAGTTTTTAACACAGTTTTAGAAGCTGTTGAAAAAGTAGGTGCAGATACAACTATTATTTTTGTACCGCCAGCATTTGCTGCAGATGCAATTATGGAAGCTGCTAACGCTGGTATTAAAGTAATTATTACTATTACAGAAGGTATTCCTGTTGCTGATATGGTTAAAGCTTCAGATTATATTAAAGATAAAGATTGTCGTTTAATTGGTCCTAACTGTCCGGGTGTTATTACTCCAGGTGAAGCTAAAGTAGGTATTATGCCTGGTTTTGTATTTAAAAGCGGTACTGTAGGTATTGTTTCTAAATCTGGTACATTAACGTATGAGGCTGCAGACCAAGTTGTACGTCAAGGTTTAGGTATTACTACTGCAATTGGTATAGGTGGAGATCCAATTATTGGAACAACTACAAAAGAAGCTGTAGAGCTTTTAATAAATGATCCTGCTACAGAATGTGTAGTAATGATTGGTGAAATAGGTGGGCAATTAGAAGCTGATGCTGCTAAGTGGTATAAAGAGAGTGGAAGCAAAAAACCAATTGTTGGTTTTATTGCTGGTGAAACTGCTCCTGCAGGTAGAACAATGGGGCACGCAGGTGCTATAGTTGGTGGTAGTGATGATACTGCACAGGCTAAAAAAGCAATTATGAAAGAATGTGGTATCCACGTTGTAGATTCTCCTGCTGAAATAGGTAAAAAAGTAAAAGAAGTTATGGGTTAA
- the efp gene encoding elongation factor P: MASTSDIRKGLCIRYNHDIFKIVEFLHVKPGKGPAFVRTKLKSVTTGKVIDNTFSAGHKIDDVRVETRSYQFLYAEGTTYHFMNTDDYNQITLEESSLDAPGLLKEGEVVTILFNTEDSLPLSVDMPASVILEVTYTEPGVKGNTATNATKPAKVETGAEVNVPLFINEGDKIKVDTEKGSYMERVKE, translated from the coding sequence ATGGCATCAACATCAGACATTAGAAAAGGATTGTGTATAAGATACAATCATGATATTTTTAAAATTGTAGAATTTTTACACGTAAAACCTGGTAAGGGACCAGCTTTTGTAAGAACTAAGTTAAAAAGTGTAACCACAGGTAAAGTAATTGATAATACTTTTTCTGCAGGCCATAAGATTGATGATGTGCGTGTAGAAACTCGTTCTTATCAGTTTTTATATGCAGAAGGTACCACGTATCATTTTATGAATACGGATGATTATAACCAAATTACGTTAGAAGAGAGTAGTTTAGATGCACCTGGCTTATTAAAAGAAGGAGAAGTTGTTACTATTTTATTTAATACAGAAGATAGTTTACCTTTATCTGTAGATATGCCTGCTAGTGTTATTTTAGAGGTTACATATACAGAACCAGGAGTAAAAGGTAATACAGCTACAAATGCTACCAAGCCAGCTAAAGTAGAAACAGGAGCAGAAGTAAATGTGCCTCTTTTTATTAATGAAGGTGATAAAATAAAAGTTGATACAGAAAAAGGCTCTTACATGGAGCGTGTAAAAGAGTAA
- the fabG gene encoding 3-oxoacyl-[acyl-carrier-protein] reductase, which translates to MKLLEGKNVIITGASRGIGMGIAKVFADNGANVAFTYSSSEAPALELEKELTAKGVKAKAYKSNAASFSQAEELVANVLEDFGGIDVLINNAGITKDNLLMRMGEEDFDAVIEINLKSVFNMTKAVQRTFLKQRKGSIVNMSSVVGVKGNAGQTNYAASKAGMIGFTKSVALELGSRNIRCNAIAPGFIETEMTDKLDEKVVQGWRDGIPLKRGGSPDDVANACLFFASDMSAYVTGQVLNVDGGMLT; encoded by the coding sequence ATGAAATTGTTAGAAGGAAAAAACGTAATTATTACTGGTGCCAGTAGAGGTATTGGTATGGGAATAGCAAAAGTATTTGCAGATAATGGTGCAAATGTGGCCTTTACATATAGCTCTAGTGAAGCTCCTGCTTTAGAATTAGAAAAAGAGTTAACTGCTAAAGGTGTAAAAGCTAAGGCATATAAAAGTAATGCAGCAAGTTTTTCTCAGGCAGAAGAATTGGTAGCAAACGTATTAGAAGATTTTGGTGGTATAGATGTGCTAATTAACAACGCAGGTATTACTAAAGATAATTTATTAATGCGTATGGGCGAAGAAGATTTTGATGCTGTTATTGAAATTAACTTAAAATCTGTTTTTAACATGACAAAAGCAGTACAACGTACTTTTTTAAAGCAGCGTAAAGGTTCTATTGTAAATATGAGTAGTGTTGTTGGTGTTAAAGGTAATGCAGGACAAACTAATTATGCAGCATCTAAAGCCGGAATGATTGGTTTTACAAAGTCTGTTGCATTAGAGTTAGGTTCTAGAAACATTAGATGTAATGCAATTGCACCTGGCTTTATAGAAACTGAAATGACAGATAAGTTAGATGAAAAAGTAGTACAAGGATGGAGAGATGGTATTCCTTTAAAAAGAGGTGGTTCTCCTGATGATGTAGCAAATGCTTGTTTGTTTTTCGCTTCAGATATGTCTGCTTATGTTACTGGCCAAGTGCTAAATGTAGATGGCGGAATGTTAACTTAA